The Desertibacillus haloalkaliphilus DNA window AAGCATTGATAGCGAAGAGCATTGAAAAAGAAGGAGTGGGAAAATTGGGTAAACAATTTATATTAGGGCACAAAAATCCAGACACGGATTCCATTTGTTCGGCACTAGCTTATGCTGACTTGAAAAAAGAGCTAGGTGTGGATGTTGAACCTATTCGCTTAGGAGAGGTGAGTAGTGAAACACAATTTGCCCTAGATTACTTTAAAGTAGAAGCACCTCGTCTTGTTGAAAAAGTAGCGTCTGAAGTCAATGAGGTTATTTTAGTTGACCACAATGAGCGTCAACAAAGTGCTGATGATATTACAGAAGTGACTGTTCTAGAAGTAATCGATCACCACCGTATTGCAAATTTCGAGACAGCTGATCCTCTATATTATCGTGCTGAACCAGTAGGATGCACAACGACGATCTTAAATAAATTACATAAAGAGCATGGTGTTGAGATCAAAAAGGAAATGGCAGGTTTAATGTTATCTGCGATCATTTCTGATACGTTATTATTTAAATCGCCAACATGTACAGATCAAGATGTGGCTGCTGCTCGTGAATTAGCTGAGATCGCTGGTGTAGATGCTGAAGAATACGGGTTAGAAATGCTAAAAGCTGGAGCCGACATGAGTCAAAAAACCATTGAACAATTAATCACGCTTGATGCAAAAGAATTTACAATGGGATCTAGTAAAGTAGAAGTAGCGCAAGTCAATGTTGTTGATACGGACGATGTACTTGGTCGTCAAGATGAATTAGAAGCGGGTCTGAAAAAAGCAATTGCTGATAAAAACCTCGATCTATTCGTTTTTGTTGTGACAGA harbors:
- a CDS encoding manganese-dependent inorganic pyrophosphatase; amino-acid sequence: MGKQFILGHKNPDTDSICSALAYADLKKELGVDVEPIRLGEVSSETQFALDYFKVEAPRLVEKVASEVNEVILVDHNERQQSADDITEVTVLEVIDHHRIANFETADPLYYRAEPVGCTTTILNKLHKEHGVEIKKEMAGLMLSAIISDTLLFKSPTCTDQDVAAARELAEIAGVDAEEYGLEMLKAGADMSQKTIEQLITLDAKEFTMGSSKVEVAQVNVVDTDDVLGRQDELEAGLKKAIADKNLDLFVFVVTDILNNDSVAVSLGDKAKVVEDAFNVTLDNNRAVLKGVVSRKKQIVPNLTDSLS